A genomic region of Prosthecobacter algae contains the following coding sequences:
- a CDS encoding DUF1287 domain-containing protein, whose protein sequence is MRLPLLAALTLFTASSGADTPERAAAARARLPTSDTNFASRLCHAALDRTASTVRYDGAYVRIPYPGGDVPADTGVCTDEVIRSYRSLGFDLQKLVHEDMKRHFSAYPKNWGLAKPDPHIDHRRVPNLQTFFKRQGAALPITQKAADYLPGDLITCTVEGKLPHIALVVPAPDGGDTPWIVHNIGSGPQLEDRLFEFPLTGHYRWHPVK, encoded by the coding sequence ATGCGCCTTCCCCTGCTCGCTGCCCTTACCCTTTTCACCGCTTCCTCTGGGGCGGACACGCCTGAACGCGCTGCCGCAGCCCGCGCTCGACTTCCCACTTCCGATACCAACTTTGCCAGCCGTCTCTGCCATGCTGCCCTGGACCGCACGGCGAGCACGGTGCGGTATGATGGGGCCTACGTGCGCATCCCCTACCCTGGCGGCGATGTACCCGCCGACACAGGCGTGTGCACGGATGAGGTCATCCGAAGCTATCGTAGCCTGGGATTCGACCTGCAAAAGTTGGTGCATGAGGACATGAAGCGGCACTTTTCCGCCTATCCTAAAAACTGGGGCCTGGCCAAGCCGGATCCCCATATTGACCACCGCCGCGTGCCGAATCTGCAAACCTTCTTCAAGCGCCAAGGAGCCGCCCTCCCCATCACGCAAAAGGCTGCCGATTACCTCCCGGGCGACCTCATCACCTGCACGGTGGAAGGCAAACTGCCGCACATCGCCCTCGTCGTGCCTGCGCCCGATGGCGGTGATACTCCCTGGATCGTCCACAACATCGGCAGCGGCCCCCAGCTAGAAGATCGTCTCTTTGAGTTCCCGCTGACAGGACACTACCGCTGGCATCCAGTGAAATAG
- a CDS encoding MATE family efflux transporter, translating to MHSSLSSSPVTPPPQPWPTFAQENRATLKLALPLISGQLSHMLMGVSDTVMIGSVGVVSLGAATFANTLLAVPFVVGMGLLSSVSVRVSQAHGAKQPEDAKSAVIHGTWLALGLGLVVVLATLLLIPLLGHFSQPGDVTLQTPIYLLPCAVSLIPSLISLVWKNHADALNRPWPPFWITLGSVFLDILLNWLWIHGKWGFPAMGLAGAAYSTLVSRTLCMIALFVWLKNSRTLHLWTPQKWWVRWQRSEFASLLKIGIPTSFHQLAEVTAFVLASLMIGWLGVVPLASHQVAITCIATAYMVPLGISMATTVRVGEIVGANQRPRLHRVLLGSWIFATSFMSCSMLVCFLWGEPLARAFVNEPEVIKLTASLLLVAGLFQLFDGLQVVSAAALRGVDDVKVSAWIAVLAYWIISLPLGWVLGIQRGWGATGIWAALAVGLGIAAVLLMWRAWKLLGVGKETSDNLLVEIADS from the coding sequence ATGCATTCCTCTCTTTCTTCATCGCCTGTTACACCGCCACCTCAGCCGTGGCCCACCTTTGCCCAGGAAAACCGGGCGACATTAAAACTCGCGCTCCCCCTCATCTCCGGCCAACTCAGTCACATGCTGATGGGCGTGTCTGATACGGTGATGATCGGCAGTGTGGGGGTCGTCTCGCTCGGTGCGGCCACCTTTGCCAATACCCTGCTGGCCGTGCCCTTTGTGGTGGGCATGGGGCTGCTGAGCTCCGTCTCCGTGCGGGTCTCGCAGGCGCATGGGGCCAAACAACCCGAAGATGCCAAAAGCGCCGTCATTCACGGCACCTGGCTGGCTCTGGGCCTGGGCCTGGTGGTGGTTCTCGCCACGCTGTTGCTCATCCCCTTACTGGGCCATTTCAGCCAGCCGGGGGATGTCACGCTGCAGACGCCCATTTACCTGCTGCCCTGTGCGGTTTCCCTGATCCCCTCGCTCATCTCGCTGGTGTGGAAAAACCATGCCGATGCCCTAAACCGTCCCTGGCCTCCGTTCTGGATCACGCTGGGGTCGGTGTTTCTGGACATCCTGCTGAACTGGCTGTGGATCCATGGCAAGTGGGGCTTCCCCGCCATGGGGCTGGCAGGCGCAGCTTACTCCACCCTGGTCTCGCGCACGCTGTGCATGATCGCGCTTTTTGTTTGGCTGAAAAACAGCCGGACGCTGCACCTCTGGACACCGCAGAAGTGGTGGGTGCGGTGGCAGAGGTCCGAGTTCGCCAGCCTGCTGAAGATCGGCATTCCCACCAGTTTTCACCAGTTGGCGGAGGTCACGGCCTTTGTGCTGGCCTCGCTCATGATCGGCTGGCTAGGCGTGGTGCCGCTGGCCTCACATCAGGTGGCCATCACCTGCATCGCCACGGCCTACATGGTGCCTTTGGGCATCTCCATGGCCACGACCGTGCGGGTGGGCGAGATTGTGGGGGCGAATCAGCGGCCGCGTTTGCATCGGGTGCTCCTGGGCAGTTGGATTTTTGCCACGTCCTTCATGTCGTGCTCCATGCTGGTCTGCTTCCTGTGGGGCGAGCCCCTGGCGCGGGCCTTTGTCAATGAACCGGAGGTGATCAAACTCACCGCCTCGTTGCTCCTGGTCGCGGGACTTTTTCAACTCTTCGACGGGCTCCAAGTCGTCTCCGCCGCCGCCCTGCGTGGCGTGGATGATGTGAAGGTTTCCGCCTGGATCGCCGTGCTGGCTTACTGGATCATCTCGCTGCCTTTAGGCTGGGTGCTGGGCATTCAAAGAGGCTGGGGGGCCACCGGCATCTGGGCCGCCCTGGCCGTAGGTCTCGGCATCGCCGCCGTGCTGCTCATGTGGCGGGCGTGGAAGTTGCTGGGGGTGGGGAAAGAAACGTCCGACAACCTCTTGGTGGAGATCGCCGACTCCTGA
- a CDS encoding thioredoxin domain-containing protein, translated as MSDSTPKHTNALIREKSPYLLQHAHNPVNWLPWGDEAIAKAKAEDKPIFLSSGYSTCHWCHVMERESFENEEIAAYINEHFVPVKVDREERPDVDLTYMTYVQAATGGGGWPMSVFLTPELKPFFGGTYFPPENAQGRIGFKNLLQELHKAWMEDRAKLQASSERSIAKLQEHLDGENAETEVKTDAVVQKAYDDLASSYDYHEAGFSGAPKFPRSSSINLLLRIHQAWLKDAARKSESDWAAEMSVKTLRAMANGGIWDHVGGGMHRYAVDSYWHIPHYEKMLYDQGQLLWAYAEGYLITNSPFLADTAREIVGYVQRDLRHPQGGFFSAEDADSYAQAGDDHKKEGAFYVWKASEIDELLGKEEGSIFRYSFGARRDGNARPESDPHGELTGLNTLFRAYSVKKTAEFFKKTPEEVLAIQGRGLKLLFEARAKRPRPHLDDKIITAWNGLMIAGLARAGAALGEPSFLKLAAEAAQFLHDELCATPGKGLHRSWRAGERGPKGFATDYACLIHGLLDLYQASFDVKWLQWAVALQAEMDGLFLDQANGGYYSVHTEMAHSVLRIKEDYDGAEPSPNSLAALNLARLAAMLDHQGYALQAAKITTLFGNTLQSSPSAVPVLVMAADFLESGKQQIVLAGDATSPEFQALAAVVHRRLLPKAVLLHADGGEAQAWLGKQNEALAAMKPVEGKAAAYVCQNYACLAPVTTKEALEKLLA; from the coding sequence ATGAGCGACTCCACCCCCAAACACACCAACGCCCTCATCCGCGAAAAGTCGCCGTATTTGCTCCAGCATGCCCACAATCCCGTGAACTGGCTGCCCTGGGGAGATGAGGCGATCGCCAAGGCGAAAGCTGAAGACAAGCCCATCTTCCTCTCCAGCGGCTACTCCACCTGCCACTGGTGCCACGTCATGGAGCGTGAATCCTTCGAGAATGAGGAAATCGCTGCCTACATCAATGAGCACTTTGTCCCCGTGAAGGTGGACCGGGAGGAGCGCCCCGACGTGGACCTCACCTACATGACCTACGTGCAGGCAGCCACGGGCGGGGGCGGCTGGCCCATGTCGGTCTTTCTCACGCCAGAGTTGAAGCCCTTTTTTGGTGGTACCTACTTTCCACCTGAAAATGCCCAGGGCCGCATCGGTTTTAAAAACCTGCTCCAAGAGCTGCACAAAGCCTGGATGGAAGATCGGGCCAAACTGCAGGCAAGCTCAGAGCGCTCCATCGCCAAACTCCAGGAACATCTGGACGGTGAAAATGCCGAGACCGAGGTCAAAACAGACGCCGTGGTGCAAAAAGCCTACGATGACCTGGCCAGTAGCTATGACTACCACGAGGCCGGTTTCAGCGGCGCGCCGAAGTTCCCCCGCTCCAGTTCCATCAATCTGCTCCTGCGCATCCACCAGGCCTGGCTGAAGGATGCCGCGCGCAAAAGCGAGTCCGACTGGGCGGCGGAGATGTCGGTGAAAACCCTGCGCGCCATGGCCAATGGTGGTATCTGGGATCACGTGGGCGGCGGCATGCATCGCTACGCTGTGGATAGCTACTGGCACATCCCGCATTACGAAAAGATGCTGTATGATCAGGGCCAGCTCCTCTGGGCCTATGCGGAGGGTTACCTCATCACAAACTCGCCCTTCCTAGCGGATACCGCGCGGGAGATCGTCGGTTATGTGCAGCGGGACCTGCGCCACCCTCAGGGCGGCTTTTTCTCCGCCGAGGACGCCGATAGCTATGCTCAGGCAGGAGACGACCATAAAAAAGAAGGGGCCTTTTATGTGTGGAAGGCCAGCGAGATTGATGAACTGCTGGGCAAGGAAGAAGGCAGCATCTTTCGTTATTCCTTTGGCGCTCGGCGCGATGGCAATGCCCGCCCAGAAAGCGATCCTCACGGGGAACTGACGGGGCTGAACACCCTCTTCCGCGCCTACTCGGTGAAAAAGACGGCGGAGTTTTTCAAGAAGACCCCAGAGGAAGTCCTGGCCATCCAGGGCAGGGGGCTGAAGCTGCTGTTTGAAGCCCGCGCCAAGCGCCCGCGCCCGCATCTGGATGACAAAATCATCACCGCCTGGAACGGTCTCATGATCGCTGGTCTAGCCCGCGCTGGAGCGGCCCTTGGAGAGCCCAGCTTTCTCAAACTGGCGGCTGAGGCGGCCCAGTTCCTGCATGATGAACTCTGTGCAACTCCAGGCAAGGGGCTGCACCGGAGCTGGCGCGCTGGCGAGCGTGGCCCCAAAGGATTTGCCACCGACTACGCCTGCCTCATCCACGGTTTGCTAGATCTCTACCAGGCCAGTTTTGACGTGAAGTGGTTGCAGTGGGCCGTCGCCCTGCAAGCCGAGATGGATGGCCTGTTTTTGGACCAGGCAAACGGCGGTTACTACAGCGTCCACACCGAGATGGCGCACTCCGTTTTGCGCATCAAAGAAGACTACGATGGCGCGGAGCCTTCGCCGAATTCACTCGCGGCGCTGAACCTCGCTCGCCTCGCGGCCATGCTGGATCACCAGGGGTATGCCCTGCAAGCGGCCAAGATCACCACGCTTTTTGGCAATACCCTGCAGTCCAGCCCCTCCGCCGTGCCAGTGCTGGTCATGGCGGCAGACTTCTTGGAGAGCGGCAAGCAGCAGATCGTCCTCGCGGGCGATGCCACCTCGCCCGAATTCCAAGCCCTCGCCGCCGTGGTGCATCGTCGCCTGCTGCCCAAGGCCGTGCTGCTCCATGCCGATGGCGGCGAAGCACAGGCCTGGCTGGGTAAACAAAACGAGGCCCTGGCCGCCATGAAACCCGTGGAGGGAAAAGCCGCCGCCTACGTGTGCCAAAACTACGCCTGCCTGGCCCCGGTGACGACGAAGGAGGCGCTGGAAAAGCTTTTGGCCTGA
- a CDS encoding plastocyanin/azurin family copper-binding protein, with protein sequence MSAHSHSPSEESGSIWKILNVIIALVVGGFTLFWGATLLIGVKDAASPKEPVAEVAAPTAPAAEAPAAPATTPAAAAPVAAATAAPAAFAGPAAEITIKPDTANPLAYDLKEFNVKAGQKVKITFNNTHPAVPQMHNIVIGTPGSKDKMMALAMQMVAAPDGMAKGYIPEGPEVLFHTKLLQPNQTEVLEFTAPAAGDYPYLCTFPGHGAIMNGVMHVE encoded by the coding sequence ATGTCTGCGCATTCCCACTCTCCCTCCGAAGAATCCGGCTCCATCTGGAAAATCCTCAATGTGATCATCGCCCTCGTTGTCGGCGGATTCACACTCTTTTGGGGTGCCACCCTGCTGATCGGCGTGAAGGATGCCGCCTCTCCGAAAGAACCTGTGGCTGAAGTGGCCGCCCCCACCGCTCCTGCTGCGGAAGCTCCCGCTGCACCCGCGACTACCCCTGCCGCCGCCGCTCCAGTCGCTGCTGCCACCGCCGCCCCGGCCGCATTCGCCGGCCCTGCTGCTGAAATCACCATCAAGCCCGATACCGCCAATCCCCTGGCTTACGACTTGAAAGAATTCAATGTGAAGGCTGGCCAGAAGGTGAAGATCACCTTCAACAACACCCACCCTGCCGTTCCCCAGATGCACAACATCGTCATCGGCACCCCCGGCAGCAAAGACAAGATGATGGCCCTGGCCATGCAGATGGTGGCCGCCCCAGATGGCATGGCCAAAGGCTACATCCCAGAGGGCCCAGAAGTCCTTTTCCACACGAAGCTGCTCCAGCCGAACCAGACCGAAGTCCTGGAATTCACCGCCCCTGCTGCCGGTGACTACCCTTACCTCTGCACATTCCCCGGTCATGGCGCGATCATGAACGGTGTCATGCACGTGGAGTAA
- a CDS encoding DUF1501 domain-containing protein, whose protein sequence is MFRIPGALGKDLCDKDLGMTRRDILRIGGASMMGLTLNNMFRAQAASVNSAAAGRVGWGKAKHVLMIYLQGGPSHLDLWDPKENVPDKVRSAFKTIPTKIPGHHFTEILPQLAKVNDKFTTINSMSYTPNGLFNHTAAIYQIMTGYTTDKVSPSGQLEPPNAKDFPNFGSNIIRLKPMDEPMLPFVMLPRPLQESNVVGKGGTAGFLGKAYDPYTLYPDGDDLDMGKMDRIKIEDLQLRPDLFSVRLQRRAKLRDAINDQMPAIEEAVKDLSLDSYYNQALNLIASGRARDAFALDRESPKLRDRYGRNTFGQSCMLARRLIESGTRVVELIWPKVANSDNHSWDHHVGLTQRMKSQSGPMLDQGLSALFEDLDASGLLDETLVVALGEFGRSPEKGVSTSGNGNSADGRDHWPYCYTAIIGGAGIKRGYVHGKSDKTGSSPAEDPVHPTELLATIYHAVGIDPETIVYNHLNQPRELVKAKPVTKLFA, encoded by the coding sequence ATGTTTCGCATCCCTGGAGCCCTCGGCAAAGACCTCTGTGACAAAGACCTGGGCATGACCCGGCGGGACATTCTGCGCATCGGCGGAGCGTCCATGATGGGCCTGACCCTGAACAACATGTTCCGCGCCCAGGCCGCCTCGGTGAACTCCGCTGCGGCCGGTCGTGTGGGCTGGGGCAAAGCGAAGCACGTGCTCATGATTTACCTCCAGGGCGGCCCTAGCCACCTGGACCTCTGGGACCCGAAGGAAAACGTGCCGGACAAGGTGCGTTCCGCCTTCAAGACCATCCCAACCAAGATCCCTGGCCATCATTTTACCGAGATCCTGCCCCAGCTTGCGAAGGTGAATGACAAGTTCACCACGATCAATTCGATGAGCTACACGCCTAACGGATTGTTCAACCACACGGCGGCCATTTACCAGATCATGACCGGCTACACCACTGATAAGGTGAGCCCCTCCGGTCAGCTCGAGCCGCCGAATGCAAAGGACTTCCCGAACTTCGGCAGCAACATCATCCGCCTAAAGCCGATGGATGAGCCGATGCTCCCTTTCGTGATGCTGCCTCGCCCGCTTCAGGAATCCAACGTCGTGGGTAAAGGCGGCACCGCGGGTTTCCTGGGCAAGGCTTACGATCCCTACACCCTCTATCCCGATGGGGATGACCTGGACATGGGCAAGATGGACCGCATCAAGATCGAAGATCTGCAACTGCGGCCCGACCTTTTTAGCGTGCGGCTCCAGCGCCGCGCCAAGCTACGCGATGCCATCAATGACCAGATGCCTGCCATTGAAGAAGCGGTGAAGGACCTGAGCCTGGACAGCTACTACAACCAGGCGCTGAACCTCATCGCCAGTGGCCGCGCACGGGATGCTTTTGCCCTGGATCGTGAGTCGCCGAAACTGCGCGATCGTTATGGCCGCAACACCTTCGGCCAAAGCTGCATGCTGGCGCGCCGCCTCATCGAGTCTGGTACTCGCGTGGTGGAGCTCATCTGGCCCAAGGTGGCGAATTCGGACAATCATTCCTGGGATCATCACGTGGGCCTGACCCAGCGCATGAAAAGCCAGAGCGGCCCCATGCTGGACCAGGGCCTGAGCGCCCTTTTTGAAGATCTGGACGCCAGTGGCCTACTGGATGAGACGCTCGTCGTGGCCCTGGGTGAATTTGGCCGCAGTCCCGAAAAAGGCGTGTCTACCTCCGGCAATGGCAACAGTGCCGATGGCCGCGACCACTGGCCTTACTGCTACACCGCCATCATCGGCGGGGCAGGCATCAAGCGCGGTTATGTTCACGGCAAATCGGACAAGACAGGCTCTTCCCCAGCGGAAGATCCGGTGCACCCGACCGAGCTACTCGCCACCATTTACCACGCCGTCGGCATTGACCCGGAGACCATCGTTTACAACCACCTCAACCAGCCCCGCGAACTGGTGAAGGCCAAGCCCGTGACGAAGCTGTTTGCTTGA
- a CDS encoding ABC transporter permease, whose product MSDVIPSNEGFQPSADKAVLVPLRSPTSESPGQRAWRRLTRSRITVAAMLFMVALVGICLLGPLVSPYSQSDQDLNLKAAGPSAAHWLGTDPLGRDLATRILKGGQISLLVGILATGVASVIGVGYGLIAGLTTRRLDALMMRLVDVLYAFPFITFVIILVLVFGRELWLIFVAIGAVEWLTMARVVRGQVLALKNLEFVLAARASGAGFWHILFKHMLPNVMGPVIIYASLTVPGVMLLEATLSFLGLGIQPPDASWGVLIREGADSMETYPWLLIGPGLFFSATLLALNIIGDALRDALDPKSDAGV is encoded by the coding sequence ATGAGCGATGTGATTCCCAGCAACGAGGGATTCCAGCCCTCAGCCGACAAAGCGGTCTTGGTGCCCCTGCGGTCACCGACTTCAGAATCCCCCGGCCAGCGCGCCTGGCGGCGGCTGACGCGCAGCCGCATCACCGTGGCGGCCATGCTGTTTATGGTGGCGCTTGTGGGCATCTGTCTTTTAGGGCCGCTAGTGTCGCCTTATTCGCAAAGTGACCAGGACCTGAATCTCAAGGCCGCAGGCCCTTCCGCTGCGCATTGGTTAGGCACGGATCCACTGGGGCGCGACCTCGCCACGCGCATCCTGAAAGGCGGGCAGATCTCGCTGCTCGTGGGCATTCTCGCCACGGGTGTCGCGTCGGTGATTGGCGTCGGTTATGGCCTCATCGCAGGGCTCACCACGCGCCGTCTGGATGCGCTGATGATGCGGCTGGTGGATGTCCTCTACGCCTTTCCGTTCATCACCTTCGTCATCATCCTGGTGCTTGTGTTTGGACGGGAGCTGTGGCTCATCTTTGTCGCCATCGGGGCTGTGGAATGGCTAACCATGGCGAGGGTGGTGCGTGGGCAGGTGCTGGCTTTGAAAAACCTGGAATTCGTCCTCGCCGCCCGGGCCAGTGGCGCAGGTTTCTGGCACATCTTGTTCAAGCACATGCTGCCGAATGTCATGGGGCCGGTCATCATCTACGCCAGCCTCACCGTCCCCGGCGTCATGCTGCTGGAGGCCACGCTGAGCTTCCTCGGCCTGGGCATCCAGCCGCCTGATGCTAGCTGGGGCGTCCTCATCCGCGAAGGCGCCGACAGCATGGAAACCTACCCCTGGCTCCTCATCGGCCCTGGTCTCTTCTTCAGTGCCACTCTGCTCGCGCTGAACATCATCGGCGATGCCCTGCGCGATGCCCTGGATCCGAAGTCGGATGCGGGGGTGTGA
- a CDS encoding ABC transporter permease produces the protein MLRFLLSRLLQGLAVILGVLVITFALLKMAPGSPLQSERNIPDHIRAKQVIALGLDQPVYVQLWRHLVSFATFDFPASTKNPGRGVDEIIVQAFPVSATVALAALTIAIGIGIPMGALAAVRANTFDDRACMLMATLGICTPSMVLGPLVALVLGLKLRWFNAAGWYDWDDWVLPSLTLGIIYSAYIARLTRGGLRETLAQDFIRTARAKGASELAIVFRHSFKLACLPVLNYLGPTAAGLMTGSIVIETVFQLPGLGQHFVGAAVNRDFVLAMATAAFYAVLIIGFNLLVDFLQALLNPRIGFKS, from the coding sequence ATGCTCCGTTTCCTCCTCAGCCGCCTTTTGCAGGGCCTTGCCGTCATCCTTGGGGTGCTGGTGATCACCTTTGCTCTGCTGAAGATGGCCCCCGGCTCGCCTTTGCAGAGTGAACGAAACATCCCGGACCACATCCGTGCAAAGCAGGTCATCGCCCTCGGGCTGGACCAGCCCGTTTACGTGCAGTTGTGGCGGCACCTCGTCAGCTTTGCCACGTTCGATTTTCCGGCTTCCACGAAGAATCCAGGACGTGGGGTGGATGAGATCATCGTGCAGGCCTTTCCGGTCTCGGCCACCGTTGCCCTGGCAGCACTCACCATCGCCATCGGCATCGGCATCCCCATGGGTGCCCTGGCGGCGGTGCGTGCAAACACCTTCGATGACCGCGCCTGCATGCTCATGGCCACCCTGGGCATCTGCACGCCAAGCATGGTCCTGGGGCCACTGGTGGCGTTGGTGCTAGGGTTAAAACTTCGTTGGTTCAATGCGGCGGGTTGGTATGATTGGGATGACTGGGTCTTGCCATCCTTGACGTTAGGTATCATCTACAGCGCCTACATCGCCCGGCTCACTCGCGGGGGATTGCGGGAAACCTTGGCGCAGGATTTCATCCGCACGGCTCGGGCCAAAGGCGCTTCTGAACTGGCTATCGTTTTCCGTCACTCGTTCAAGCTCGCCTGCCTACCCGTGCTGAACTATCTCGGCCCCACCGCCGCTGGGTTGATGACGGGTTCCATCGTCATCGAAACCGTCTTTCAGCTTCCCGGTTTAGGTCAGCACTTCGTCGGTGCAGCAGTGAACCGGGATTTTGTCCTCGCCATGGCCACCGCTGCCTTTTACGCCGTGCTGATCATCGGTTTCAATCTGCTGGTGGATTTCCTCCAAGCGCTGCTGAACCCCCGCATCGGATTCAAATCATGA